From Balneola sp. MJW-20:
GGAATGGTTAAAGCCCAGGACCACCACATATTGTTGTAGGCATTCCGGACCTTCTCTTCCTCCCGTTCATCCGAAAAAGCAGATTCATCATCTTCCTTGTTCGCCAGTGTATACCCGGCTTTACTGATCGCATTAGCAAAGACGTCTATATCTATGGGCTGATCATATTCAACCGTAGCCGTATCGGTAGTAAGGTTTACATTCACACCGGTAACACCCTCGATAGCTTCCAGCTGCTTATCCACTGCATTTGCACAACCAGCGCAATGCATCCCGTCTATGATTAGTTTCTTTTTCATAAGATTTGATCCTATACTTTTGATGCAGCATATCCTGCATCTTCCACAGCCTGCACCATCTCCTGAAGATCCGGTTCGTTTTCTCGATATATGATCTTAGCGATACCTGAGTCCAGGTCTACATTTACTGACTCAACATACTGGACTTCAAGGAGCGCCTGCTCTACGGAGTTAACACACCCGGAGCACCCCATGCCTTCAATCTTAAGCGTCATTGTTCTCATTCGGTTATTTATGATTTTTTCTTTTAACATAACGATGAAATAATAAGAAGCTATAGCTACACATAAATGCTGAATTCTGAGAAAAGTTTATCTAAAGATGACCCCGGAGATTCAGCAGCAGTCTTCTGCACAAGCCAGCTTGCGGCTGCGGGCTTTTTCAAATGCTTCCTTGCCTTCCTTATAAGCATACCAGGCAATACCCAGGCTTCCGGCCACATCTATAAAGGGTATTCCGAACAGTTTGTACAGCAGGCTTGAGCCCAGCAGAATAAAAGAAAGATAGAAACAGGTTTTCGTACAATTTGCATCAGAAATGATGGGATCGGAATTCAGTTCCCGGCCGGTTCTGAGCTTCAGCCGATAAAGGAGGTACATAGTTGCTATGGAAATGACTGATATAAACACACCCACCGTGGTGTCGATCGGCTGCTGACCGTAGTATATCGAAAAGAGACTACCCGTTATCAGACCTGCAGTAAGCAGGTAAAAAGCTGTTCCGGTAATTCTCAATGCGGTCATCTCAAAAGCATCCGGTGTTGTATCCGGGTCACGGCGCATTCGGATCACAAAATGAAAGATTCCTGCACCGGATATCACTTCCACAAAACTGTCTACCCCGAAACCGAAGAGTGCTAGGGTCTCATCTTCTGCTCCAAACCAGGTAGATATCCCGCCCTCGATCACATTGTAGAAGATCGTGATCAGACTAAGCCACAATGCATATTTATACCACCTTTGAACCATGATCATAAAAAGTTTTTGATGGTTCTGTATTTATATCCATCTACGAACTTCACTCTTATAATTAAGATATTCTTTCCCGAATTTTTCCTCCATTTTCTGTTCCTCCGGCTTTATCTGAAATTTATTCATATATCCAATATATACCGGTAGTACTAGCAGGGCTATAGGATCGCCCCATTTTAATATTGCAGCAACCAGTATAATCAACATTCCCAGATACATCGGATTGCGGCTAAGTCTGTAGATACCATTCCGCACCAGCGAACTTGCTTTTTCCGGTTTATGAGGGTCCACAGAAGTTGAACTTATCATAAACTGAATCACTGCAGCAAAAGCGATGCATACCCCCAAAGTAAGCAAAAACACCAGCAACCATCGCTCAGCTTTGAATTGATACGCGTCGGGAATATACTCCTGAAGAAGCCAGATAAGACCCAGAGAGCAAAAGAATACGATAACCGGAGGCACTTTTAGATTAATTTTTTCCATTCGGTCAGATCTTATCCAGCGATTTTCTTTCCGGTTCCTGCAATTTCTGATACTCACTCATGCTCATGCCGGTAATCTCTTTGAATTGCCGGGAAAGATGTTGAAGGTTCTTATATCCAAGCATATAAGCGATCTCGCTGAAACTTAGTTTGTCATACTCGACCAATTCCTTGGCCTTTTCGATCTTCAGACGTATGAAATATTTTTCAATGGTCAGTTCTTCTTTTTTTGAAAATAGCCTGGAAATACCGGCATAACTCTTTGTCAGTTTTTTTGACAGAAAATCGGAAAGAGAAATTTCACTGTCTTCAAGTTCCCCTGAGCTGATCCAGTCTATGAGCGATGTCTTCACTTGCTCTACAAGTATTGCCTCATCATCTTTTATAAGATCAAAATTAAATCGCTGCAGCTCTTTTTCGATCTCCTTCAGGGATGGGTGATCACCATTTCTGCTAACCACAGCCTTTCCCAGCTGAACTTCTTCCACCTCAAGTCCCAGAGCCGTAAGAGCGGTTTCGATAACCATCTCACAGCGATCACAAACCATATTTTTTATGTGCAGAGTAAACTTCTCCATAGCTATAATGTAAACAGTGGACGGTAAAAGTCCATTCGTAATGTCAAATATCCTGAGAGTTACTCCAAGGTCTGTAAGACCTTGGAGGTTGTTTTGCCCGGAAACCAGTTCTAGACAATTAACCTATTCATCACATTTACTATCTATTTTCTACGTGATCCTTCCAATTAAGTGTACTAATGCACATATTTGAAAAAAGGCTGAAATGAAATCATTTGATGTAATTAAAGCCACGGGAGAAAAAGAACGCTTTGACCTGTCAAAACTCAAGCGGTCCATGTCTAATGCGGGAGCAGACGATAAGACCGTAAGAAAGGTTGTGCGCGCACTGGAGCCTAAATTCCATGACGGAATCACCACGAAAGAACTTTACCGGGAAGCTTATAAACTGCTTAGTCATTTTTCGGAATATTCTGCCGGCCGCTATAAACTCAAAGAAGCGATACTGGAATTAGGTCCTTCAGGATATCCTTTTGAAGAGTTCATCGGTGAACTTTTACGGCGTCACGGATATAACACTCAGGTAGGGGTTATCACCCCAGGAAAATGCATCTCTCATGAGATCGATGTGATCGCAGATAACGATTCTCACCGATATATGATCGAGTGTAAGTTTCATAACCGCCAGAATCACCATTGTGCCGTCAGCATTACACTCTATATCCAGGCTCGCTTTGAAGATGTGAAATACCGGTGGGAAGAAGATGCTGCCCGGAATAAAGAGTACATTGGCTGGCTGGTGACCAATACGCGGTTTACCAGTGAAGCCATCAAATACGGTGAATGCATGGGATTAAAATTACTGAGCTGGAGTTACCCGGAAGGGAAAGCGCTAAAGGATCTTATCACTGAAGTGAATCTGCATCCGGTCACCTGCCTGCGCAATCTGACTAAAAATGAGAAACACCAGCTCCTTAAACACGATATCGTCTTCTGTCAGCAACTGCTTGAAAAAAGAGAGATACTGGACCTGCTAAGATTTAATCATAATAAAAAAAGCCTGATCCTGAACGAGGCCGAAAATATCTGCACTGTTGAATCGGCTTAATATTCAATTGTACACTAAGACATTGATTTTGTCATCCTGATTATTAGCTTAAGAAAAAAAGGAAAGCAAATGGAAACAAAAACATTCAGCTACGAGAGCGACAACATCAAAGTAACCTGGGACAAGAAACGGTGCATACATGCAGAAGAATGTGT
This genomic window contains:
- a CDS encoding heavy-metal-associated domain-containing protein, producing MTLKIEGMGCSGCVNSVEQALLEVQYVESVNVDLDSGIAKIIYRENEPDLQEMVQAVEDAGYAASKV
- a CDS encoding restriction endonuclease, with protein sequence MKSFDVIKATGEKERFDLSKLKRSMSNAGADDKTVRKVVRALEPKFHDGITTKELYREAYKLLSHFSEYSAGRYKLKEAILELGPSGYPFEEFIGELLRRHGYNTQVGVITPGKCISHEIDVIADNDSHRYMIECKFHNRQNHHCAVSITLYIQARFEDVKYRWEEDAARNKEYIGWLVTNTRFTSEAIKYGECMGLKLLSWSYPEGKALKDLITEVNLHPVTCLRNLTKNEKHQLLKHDIVFCQQLLEKREILDLLRFNHNKKSLILNEAENICTVESA
- a CDS encoding isoprenylcysteine carboxylmethyltransferase family protein produces the protein MEKINLKVPPVIVFFCSLGLIWLLQEYIPDAYQFKAERWLLVFLLTLGVCIAFAAVIQFMISSTSVDPHKPEKASSLVRNGIYRLSRNPMYLGMLIILVAAILKWGDPIALLVLPVYIGYMNKFQIKPEEQKMEEKFGKEYLNYKSEVRRWI
- a CDS encoding cation transporter translates to MIMVQRWYKYALWLSLITIFYNVIEGGISTWFGAEDETLALFGFGVDSFVEVISGAGIFHFVIRMRRDPDTTPDAFEMTALRITGTAFYLLTAGLITGSLFSIYYGQQPIDTTVGVFISVISIATMYLLYRLKLRTGRELNSDPIISDANCTKTCFYLSFILLGSSLLYKLFGIPFIDVAGSLGIAWYAYKEGKEAFEKARSRKLACAEDCC
- a CDS encoding AraC family transcriptional regulator, which codes for MEKFTLHIKNMVCDRCEMVIETALTALGLEVEEVQLGKAVVSRNGDHPSLKEIEKELQRFNFDLIKDDEAILVEQVKTSLIDWISSGELEDSEISLSDFLSKKLTKSYAGISRLFSKKEELTIEKYFIRLKIEKAKELVEYDKLSFSEIAYMLGYKNLQHLSRQFKEITGMSMSEYQKLQEPERKSLDKI